Below is a genomic region from Argonema galeatum A003/A1.
GCCAATTTTAGAATTTATCCACTCTAAAGGTATCATCCACCGCGATATTAAGCCGGAAAATTTGATGAGGCGAAACCGGGACGGCAAGTTAGTCCTGATTGATTTTGGTGCTGTTAAAGAAGTACTGGCGCAATCAGCAACTAGCAGACCGCAAACAAGACCAACTGTAATTTATATAAAAGGCTATACTCCTAAAGAGCAACTTCAAGGCGAACCAAAACCTAACAGCGATATCTATGCGCTGGGAATGACAGCTATCCAAGCACTAACAGGATTAGATCCAAAAGATTTACCAAAAGATAGTCGCTTAGGTGAAGTCATCTGGCGGAACAAAGCGCAGGTTAGCAACGGACTGGCACAAATCTTGTCCCTTATGATCCGCGATGACTCTTGGCAACGCTATGAATCAGCGCAGGATGTCATAAATAAGCTACAAAAGCCGAAAAAAAATGGGCGAGTAACAGGTAGACCAAGAAAATCTGCAATTATATTCAACCTAACTGAATGGTTCAGAGCTAATCCGCCTAGTCATCCCCTTAGAATATTAGCATTTATAGTAGTTGTCGGAATAGTTATTTTTCTAGTTCTTCCGATCGTCAAAAGCTCATTAAAAATAAATTGCGGCCCTTTGAGAGCCTTGGATGAGTGGTGTCCTTGGGAAGAACAAAGTCAGCCGCTAAATTCAAGTTTATCAGGCTAAATGCGATCGCCCGTGCAATAGACATCTCCTTTCAAAGAATGTAGAGACGTTGCTCCTTTCAAAGAATGTAGAGACGT
It encodes:
- a CDS encoding serine/threonine-protein kinase, with the translated sequence MTVVPGQPLKPRQVVGGHYRIIQLLGAGNFGDTYLAEDLYAMERKCAVKRFNFVNKDSLTFDRAKDLFEREASVLLQLSQPPRNDQIPLFYAYFEENRQFYLVQEFIEGHPLSDELQKGKKLREGRVVEILSDVLPILEFIHSKGIIHRDIKPENLMRRNRDGKLVLIDFGAVKEVLAQSATSRPQTRPTVIYIKGYTPKEQLQGEPKPNSDIYALGMTAIQALTGLDPKDLPKDSRLGEVIWRNKAQVSNGLAQILSLMIRDDSWQRYESAQDVINKLQKPKKNGRVTGRPRKSAIIFNLTEWFRANPPSHPLRILAFIVVVGIVIFLVLPIVKSSLKINCGPLRALDEWCPWEEQSQPLNSSLSG